DNA sequence from the Centroberyx gerrardi isolate f3 chromosome 2, fCenGer3.hap1.cur.20231027, whole genome shotgun sequence genome:
TTTTTCATACCCTACCAAGGGTATGATGGTATGCTGATAGTGGCCAGGTTGAGCAGCAAGGACAGGCAGACGTAACATCATCGTCATTATGAAGAGGACACATCTTATGATACAATCTGAGGCATCTGTCAACTCTAAATAAGGTGTGTGCTAAGTAAATGTTTGGTTACAAGACAGCTTGAAACCTACTGGTGGTGAATTTTTTGGATGTCTGGGGTCCTCTGGTGTTGTTCTTGATGATACTGATTGAGACTTCATACTCCTGTCCTGGTCCAAGGCCTGTCTGGTCGAATTTGTTTTGAGACGATGGAAGGGTATGCTCAATCTTTCCGTTCTCTTCTTTCTGCAAggacacataaaacacaaaataaatcataCAATGTGTTGTATGCAAATTGAGCGTTGATCATGACACAGTAGCTacatagttaatagttaaatAGTTAAATAGTACAGGGTAAAGGGTGAAAGGACCAATAAACACTAGTGAGTGAACCCTGACGGACAGAATCATGAAAATGAACATGGGGATAATAAAcgttacattttaaattggGTATGAACTCTGAAGCAGCTGCTATATTCAGTGCCCTCTGTCTTCTGAGCCAGTACAGTTATTTCTTTTCAAAAAATTATTGGCTCAGATTATAAGCGATGGATTTAGTTCTGATACTTTGAAATCCAAACCTGACTTTACTGAAGATTTCCATATGACAAAGCAATCTAGTTAGTACTTCTGCGCAGACGATAAACATTTTAGCCATCTAGTATTTCCacagtaaaagtaaagtaaatccATGTTTTGCCAAGAATTCCAATAGGTTGGAATAGCTCATCGCCCCTCACTTGCCCCCTGTTGGTTAATAAAATCTTGGCCAAGACCTTCAAAAGAACTGTCTTGTGGAGAGATGGGCAGACTGACCGTGTTGCGGAAATAGATCTCCCAGCCATCAAAGGGAATGTCCAGCTGGTCCCACAGCACCTCCACTGAGGTCTCCCTCACTGACTTGAACTTCAAACCCTCTGGCTGTGGGAGATCTTTAGGGATGGAAACAAAAGATCATCAAGCCTGGTCAAGATAATACACTTGTATCACAgtataatacaatacagtaaTACATAAATGCTGCATGGTATTACCATATTGATTTATCCATTGAGGACAATGTTGCTCCATTACAAATTTAGCACTAATTTATATGTTTTGGACCTAACTGACTGATTTTGTTATTCCATTACTGGTATAAGGACTCTTTCCAATTCCATCACAAAATTACTCTTCAATAACTTAGCTACTACAGAATATATGAAACTATTTCTAAAGGTTTTCTGAGTAAAACAGTTTAGACTGAGTGTGACGTACGTGTGTCGACCCTTGCACTGACAGGAATACTCCTCTTGTTGCTCAGAATGGCATAGACATGGATCAGGTACTCGATGCCGGGTTCTAACTCTTTGACAGTAGCAGCGGATTTGTCTCCTGGCACAGTGAACTCCTGGTGAAGGCCGCCAGGACTGGTGGGCGCGTAGGACACAAGATACTCTGTGACCAACATCTCGTTGTTCCAGGACAGATCCACTGTCTCAGGGGTGACCTCAGTGACAGTTAGGTCCTTAGGTGGAGACACTAcggaaaagaaggagaaaaaaaagaaattctgaGCATGTTGTCTTGGATGTAATAGATTTGGATGTAATTGCATTACACTGGATTTtctattacattacatttagtAGACAAAGGGAAAGTCTCTAAACTTGTGAATCACCAAACTTTTTCATTTGTGCATTGGACTGAGTTGAGCCACTTACCTTCCGAGCAGTCTTCTCCGATGTATCCCtcatcacagacacactggCCATTCACACAGCGGCCTTTGTCCTGGCAGTTGTTGAGACAGCTCAACTCCCCACAGTTGTCTCCCTCATATCCTTCCTCACATGCGCATCTGCCATTGATACAGCGCCCCCTATTGTTGCAGTTATCTGGACAGGTGAGCACAGAGCAGTCATCTCCTGAATAGCCTTCTTGACAGACACACTTGCCGTCTACGCAGTACCCCCGGGCCAGGCAGTCATTGGGACAGGCTTTCTGACTGCAGTCTTCCCCGGTGAAGCCctcgtcacacacacattgcccgTCAATGCATCGTCCGCGGTTTAGgcagttgttggggcagctcaGTTCACCGCAGTCTTCACCCGTGAAACCGGCATAGCACACGCAACGGCCGTCGATACACTCTCCACGGCCGTAGCAGTTTGAGGGGCAGGTCTTGATGCTGCAGTCCTCACCAGCAAAgccctccatacacacacattggccGTTGACACAGCGCCCCCTGTTGAGGCAGTTGTTGGGGCAGGACAGCTCAGAGCAGTCCTCTCCCTGGAAGCCTACATCGCAGGCGCACTGTCCGTTGATGCACTGCCCCCTGTTGTTACAGTTGTTCAGACAGGCCAACTGGCTGCAGTCCTCACCTTGGTAGCCGGTGTCACAGATACACATACCGTTGAAGCACGTACCTCTGCCATTACAGTCATTCAGGCAGGTGAGCTTAGAGCAGTCTTCTCCACTGTAGCCAACGGTGCAAACACACTGACCGTCAACACAGAAACCATTACCCTGGCAGTTGTTGGGACAGGTGCGCTCTCCGCAGTCCTCCCCGGTGTAACCCTCGTCACAGTAGCAGGTTCCGTTCAGACAGTGGCCGCGGTCGTAACAGTCTTTGGGACAGATGAGTTCAGAGCAGTTGAAGCCGGTCCAGGGTTCGTCACACACGCAGTCTCCGTCCTCACAGCGGCCACGGCCTAAGCAGTTGTTCAGGCAGTTGGTCTGAGAGCAGTCTTCACCAAAGAAGCCGTCAGAGCAGACGCAATACCCGCCTACACACCGGCCATTCTCTCCACAGTCCACAGGGCAGACCTCCAGTGTGCAGTCTTCTCCGGCAAAGCCCTTGAAGCACTCACACTTTCCATCCACGCAGCGCCCCTGGTCCTGGCAGTCGCCGGGACACTCGGGCTCAGTACAGTTTGGTCCCTTCCACCCAGGCTCGCATATGCAGCCACAGCTTTCAGCGCTGTAGTTTCCATGACCATTGCAGTAAGGCTTAGTTCCCACTTCACCTAAGACAAAGACAATTTGTAAGAAATGCCTTGAAATCACtttgtttctgtattttactACAATAGTTCCATTTTagtattttatgtaaaaatatcaTTACTATGGcattgtattcatgtattttgtAACACATCTATGTCGTTAAAACAGAATCAGCTGGAGCTTTTCTGTTTTAAATAAACATGCTTCACTCAGAAATGGTCCAATGCTTATTTTATTCATTGATGGAAAATACTCCTTACTTTCATGGGTATTGGAGCAACTACGTGTCATGCCTGTCTGAGCTATTATAAAGCCCTATTCAATCGTAACTGATGAGCTTTTGTCTCTGTAGTGTACAACACAGAGGATTCCACCCCCTCATTGAATTCCAATGAGCATTTTAACAGATGAATTGAACAGATGTGCCttaaaactgaaagagaaacaATGGAGTTACGTATCATCCCTTCAGTGGCAGGAGTTCCAATACTTAACCCCTCAGAAGAATGAAGGATTATTTTGCTGTATTGGCCATACCCTACATACCCATACATGACACAGTGGTTGACATTACAAGAGAGCACATATACCTGTGACCTGAGCAGTGCAGCAGGCAGCCCCGTCCCCGTTACACTGATCTCTCAGTGTCGAAACTTCTCCCTCCAGCATCTCCAGCCTGCTCAGGAGCGCTTTCAGGTCCGGCAGCCCGTCAGCACAGTCACAGGCCTGCCGGGGAATGTTGATGCGGTGGGTGAAGACAATCTGGTTGTCCTTGTCGATGGTGTGTTCCGTGGTGTGGAGGTCCGAGGAGGCAGCTGCGTCTTTGGGATCGAGCAGCGCGCTATCCGGCGCGTCCAGGTTCACAGAGCACATGGAGCTGGCAGGGACGTTGATGTTATAGACGTGGTTGAAAACCACAGGTTGGTCCGCACTGGGGAGGGTGATGTTGTCTTCTCCAGAGGGGGCCAGGGTCTCTCGTCGATGCCTAAGTATTTTCTTCACCAGCCCGGCATCGGATAGGCTGAGCAAAGCAGTCAAGAGAAGGCAGCCTAAAAGGCCCTTTGTACCCATGCTAGATGTGGATTTAAACCTTTTATTGAATGCCGATTCTGGTTTATGGTGAAGGTccttgaaaacaaacaaaaagaacacaATTAATCACACAAAATTCAGTTTGAATGTTCAATGTGCAATATCCAATGTATTCAATATAGTAagatacatatataatatatatttagcTGACTGCATCTGATTAATGCATGTTTACCAACCCTATGGCTTAATATTCCTGCAAACAATAAAGAACCGTATAGCAACAACATAAATGTCAACAACCTAGCAGTCAGAAGCCATAAATTAACACATTCCTGGAAGGATGAAGTGAGTTGAAAAACATCCCCAATGTACGTCATCACCTAATTACCACCATCTCCTCAAAGGCActccctctcaccctccatTTCCCTGAAATGGTATTAAACTGACCATAAAATTAATGAGCAGTTTATGTTTTACTCTTTCTTTACTCAAAAGCAGGGGAAACTGTGGGATATGTAATATAAATATTGaacagttaaataaataaaatgtgcaaagaaaataaaatttcattgcaggttttacaaatTGTTTTGAGCAAGCTGTGGTCTGGGTGAACCTCAATTATATCAGCAGAAGGCAACAATGATTTGCCGATATCATTTTTTCCctaaaaagccaatatcagctATATACTGGAAATATATTGTCTAACCCTACCAAACATTATTTTTATGATCCTTTGTGTGAATAAAAGCATTTTAGCCTTGTTTTTCACAGAGATCCAGAGTTCACAGAGTTTTGATAGATTCTCATACACAGCGTagcccctccctcactcccttaaATATATTGATATGTAAATTAGTATATGATTATGACGTCATCTGGCGAATTCTAGCAATCTTTTtaagcagccaatagctactttctttggaagagagttggcaacactggatgcGAGTCATATCTGAGGTCATCACAGCAGGAGCCATCAAGGCAAAGTTGATCAGGATGGGAAAGTGGGGGAGGCTTGACGTTAATGTTAGTGTTGGCAGAGCCAGGGAGCAAAGTTAGCTGTTTCTCCACTTGCACAGAGCCAAAAGAAAGTGTGGAGAAATGTCTGGCTATACAAGACTAAGCTAACTGGTTAGCAAACAGCATTAGCACTTCCTAGTAAGCTAAAAATAGCAAAATGTGAGTAGCACATGAGCATATCTATCTAATAGCACATCACTGGCAAAGTCTGAAGTACTTGTTGTGGCCATTATTGACTGTAGTCGAGTTAAACTCCATCGATATCACATTGCTTTGGCTGCATTTGGTTTGCTAGCGTTGGCTGCTCCAGCAGTGTGGTTTGTGGGGTCTTGAACTTAGCCAATAGTCTTGACATGGTTGTAACTTTGCCATTCACAAGTGAAGCTGAACACAAATGATAATGATTGACTGTGGGAAgagaaattatttatttatttatttttctgatgatgtatttatttaattaaacattaaagTACCACAAATTGGCCCAGAATGTCAGAATTTTTCAGTACCTAAAAAAGCACCAAATTTCAATACCCTGCCCTACTCATGAACATGCATTGCATTTAAGGCATTCCAATGGTCATCATCTCTCAGTGTATAGAAGATGGTTGGTTTGTTAATGTGTAAGCTCAGTGTGGACGAGCAGTCAGTGTGCTCACGAGAACACACCTTTAAAATGGAATTCTGCACCTTTACACTTATGTCTGGAAAAGTTGCATCAACCAAATGAGACAAGGTTTTTAcagtcatcttcatcatcttatCACCAGTACCTGCATTTGCAATGATTTAAATGATGGCATGATAAATGAGGTTCAGTAGCCTACATGATTGTCCAGTATCTCGCAATTCCACTGGCACACTGTCTATGGTGacagctgtgttgttttattctttGGCAGAAGTCAGGGTGTTTGACAACAAGaccaagacagagacagagatgtgaGAGTCTGAAGAGTAGGATCAAATATCCAGCTACTTTTTCCCCTCGAGTGACCAGTGACAGAGCGACAGTAAGACACTCCCTGAATGTTCCCTTCTCTGATATATTTCTagttttttcatacttttagcaAACTACTGTGTTGATAACAATGTCTTAATAATGGTATTTGATGACAAGAAATTAACTGCTGATCCTGGCCAGACTGAATGACACTTTTGCAACCACTTGAAATTTGTAGACTATATTGCATTTATAGGATGACAACAATCAAGGTATCGGCAACTTTATTAGCTCCATGAAAGACAATCTTCTTAAATTGaagcagggaaggagggagtgaaTTTGTAAGAAAGGCATAAAATAGAATCCACACTTGTGCTGGCACATCAAGTGACAGTACACATATTTAAACATTCTCAGCTGTCTTGCATATTACAGCATATATATCCATTACCCTACACTATCTGTATAATGGGGTCAAATGATGCCTGAagaatcgaaaaaaaaaaaaaaaatcttaatttaTTCCACACACATTACTCCCACTCGCCCACGAATGTCTCAGATGACTTCATAAGCTGGACAGTAGAACGTATAATTTGTGGGAGACACACAAGAACAAATGACAGACTTCTTCCTCAGCGTGGGAAAGCAGTCTTGCATTACTGTACT
Encoded proteins:
- the LOC139913642 gene encoding tenascin-like isoform X6 is translated as MGTKGLLGCLLLTALLSLSDAGLVKKILRHRRETLAPSGEDNITLPSADQPVVFNHVYNINVPASSMCSVNLDAPDSALLDPKDAAASSDLHTTEHTIDKDNQIVFTHRINIPRQACDCADGLPDLKALLSRLEMLEGEVSTLRDQCNGDGAACCTAQVTGEVGTKPYCNGHGNYSAESCGCICEPGWKGPNCTEPECPGDCQDQGRCVDGKCECFKGFAGEDCTLEVCPVDCGENGRCVGGYCVCSDGFFGEDCSQTNCLNNCLGRGRCEDGDCVCDEPWTGFNCSELICPKDCYDRGHCLNGTCYCDEGYTGEDCGERTCPNNCQGNGFCVDGQCVCTVGYSGEDCSKLTCLNDCNGRGTCFNGMCICDTGYQGEDCSQLACLNNCNNRGQCINGQCACDVGFQGEDCSELSCPNNCLNRGRCVNGQCVCMEGFAGEDCSIKTCPSNCYGRGECIDGRCVCYAGFTGEDCGELSCPNNCLNRGRCIDGQCVCDEGFTGEDCSQKACPNDCLARGYCVDGKCVCQEGYSGDDCSVLTCPDNCNNRGRCINGRCACEEGYEGDNCGELSCLNNCQDKGRCVNGQCVCDEGYIGEDCSEVSPPKDLTVTEVTPETVDLSWNNEMLVTEYLVSYAPTSPGGLHQEFTVPGDKSAATVKELEPGIEYLIHVYAILSNKRSIPVSARVDTHLPQPEGLKFKSVRETSVEVLWDQLDIPFDGWEIYFRNTKEENGKIEHTLPSSQNKFDQTGLGPGQEYEVSISIIKNNTRGPQTSKKFTTKIDGPRQVEVKDVTDSSALVAWSQPVAHVDGVTVSYGPSSDPSDRTSVELPSTDKQHSIDSLSPDTEYQISLISRRGDATSDPVTNTFTTDLDAPRDLQTVSQTDDSITLDWSNSVADVGSYRVKYSPISGGSHGEELFPRSPGGTTQATITGLKPGTEYGIGVTAVKNERESLPATTNAATDLDPPIDLEESESTETTITLAWQKPRAKITAYKLVYVSRDGQVEEVDVPATATSYVLPNLTPGMVYTITLTSERGQRKSTPATLSASTGLSSPRGIQFSAVTDTSAVVHWAPSRSRVDNYRILYVPLQGGSPMALTVDGSVSQALLPNMVPGKTYQVTVTAVTGLEESDPSTDTVTTALDRPQGLTAVNVTDISGLLLWQPSVATVDGYVITYSADSVFPVTEHVSGNIVEFEMGSLVPATHYTVGVYAMRDSQKSDSATTEFITDVDPPRDLAANNVQTDSATLTWRPPRAAVTGYTLTFSSADGTVREVVLSPTATSYSMSQLTGSTEYNVRLQAIAGGQRSRHVNTIFTTIGQLYRHPKDCAQALLNGETTSGLYTIYLGGEESQPIQVYCDMTADGGGWMVLLRRQNGNLEFFRNWKNYTAGFGNMNDEFWLGLSNLHKITSSGQYELRVDLRDNGESAYAQYDKFIVAEPRSRYKIHLGAFSGTSGDSMTYHQGRPFSTYDNDNDIAVTNCALSYKGAFWYKNCHRANLMGKYGDNSHSKGINWFHWKGHEHSIEFVEMKIRPVNFRNFESRRKRS